One stretch of Amycolatopsis sp. NBC_00345 DNA includes these proteins:
- a CDS encoding NAD(P)H-binding protein codes for MILVLGATGKIGRSLVPALLDAGAEVRALTRDPSRARIDPRAQVVRGDLDDTASLPRLLDGVERVFVLTSGHGSDGAAQEAALATAAAKAGAAHLVKLSTTGVYFGQTDPISTGHARAERAIREAGPAWTILRPGAFMDNRRGWLQSIRAVGAVYGPEGDPASALVHVRDIAAVATLVLTTSGHEGATYELTGGEALTAEQQVAILGEALGRPVRYIEEPHDAARARMLAQGWPAAAVDGSFELKRQSAGNEDVVFDTVARLLGRPPLTFADWAREQRA; via the coding sequence GTGATTCTCGTTCTCGGCGCGACCGGCAAGATCGGCCGCTCCCTCGTTCCCGCTCTGCTCGACGCCGGCGCCGAAGTCCGCGCGCTGACCCGCGACCCGTCCCGGGCCCGGATCGACCCGCGGGCCCAGGTGGTGCGCGGCGACCTCGACGACACCGCGTCGCTGCCCCGCCTGCTCGACGGCGTCGAGCGCGTTTTCGTGCTCACCTCCGGCCACGGCTCCGACGGCGCGGCACAGGAAGCCGCTTTGGCCACCGCTGCGGCGAAAGCCGGCGCGGCGCACCTGGTGAAGCTGTCCACCACGGGCGTCTACTTCGGACAGACGGACCCGATCAGCACCGGCCACGCGCGCGCCGAGCGGGCGATCCGCGAAGCCGGTCCGGCGTGGACGATCCTGCGTCCCGGCGCGTTCATGGACAACCGGCGCGGCTGGCTGCAGTCGATCCGGGCCGTCGGCGCGGTGTACGGGCCCGAAGGCGACCCGGCGTCCGCGCTCGTGCACGTCCGCGACATCGCGGCCGTCGCGACGCTTGTGCTCACCACGTCCGGCCACGAAGGCGCGACGTACGAGCTGACCGGCGGCGAGGCCCTCACGGCCGAGCAGCAGGTCGCCATCCTCGGCGAAGCGCTCGGGCGTCCGGTCCGCTACATCGAGGAACCGCACGACGCGGCGCGCGCCCGCATGCTCGCCCAGGGCTGGCCCGCCGCGGCCGTCGACGGCTCCTTCGAACTGAAGCGCCAGTCGGCGGGCAACGAGGACGTCGTGTTCGACACGGTGGCCCGGCTACTCGGCCGCCCACCGCTGACGTTCGCCGATTGGGCCCGCGAGCAGCGCGCCTGA
- a CDS encoding ATP-binding protein, whose protein sequence is MRRRILLAILLAVLVTAAVLGIPLGVTAWRLVENLNRESLAERARNIAATVDTQVANGQDIDIEQFRVGVPQGGLLTVRGDGLIEKHLGVNPGPDPVVESVPTARHGSVILAIPGGPVRTKQTQVTLLVVLLVVLSVGTGTVVATVTARRLAKPLRHVADRASRLGGGDFRPDPGRYRVAELDMVAEALDTSGSALAQLVQRERQLVGDVSHQLRSRLTALQLRLEPLTMHGDPDVVEESRAAQEQADRLAGALDELLAAARAAREVDAEPVDLPATLPKVAEEWRQLLRVEGRNLRLKIADGLMARATPGRLREVIGVLLDNALRHGAGTVTLAARRGDADGTVVIEVGDTGSGVPDGLAPHIFERGFSGGGSTGVGLALARALVEADGGRLELSNKRPAIFSLFLKVPRPDDVGQVRWPAEPVPR, encoded by the coding sequence ATGCGCCGCCGGATCCTGCTGGCGATCCTGCTCGCCGTCCTGGTCACGGCGGCGGTGCTGGGCATTCCGCTGGGCGTCACGGCCTGGCGGCTGGTGGAGAACCTGAACCGCGAGAGCCTGGCCGAGCGCGCGCGGAACATCGCGGCGACGGTGGACACGCAGGTCGCGAACGGCCAGGACATCGACATCGAGCAGTTCCGCGTCGGCGTCCCGCAGGGCGGCCTGCTCACGGTGCGCGGCGACGGCCTGATCGAGAAGCACCTCGGCGTCAACCCGGGCCCGGACCCGGTGGTCGAGTCCGTGCCGACGGCCCGCCACGGCTCCGTCATCCTGGCCATCCCGGGTGGTCCGGTGCGGACGAAGCAGACGCAGGTGACGCTGCTGGTGGTGCTGCTGGTCGTGCTGTCGGTCGGCACCGGCACGGTGGTGGCCACGGTGACGGCGCGAAGGCTCGCGAAGCCGCTTCGGCACGTCGCGGACCGCGCGTCCCGTCTCGGTGGCGGCGACTTCCGGCCTGACCCTGGCCGTTACCGCGTTGCCGAGCTGGACATGGTCGCGGAGGCACTGGACACGTCGGGCTCGGCGCTGGCGCAGCTCGTCCAACGGGAGCGCCAGCTCGTCGGCGACGTCTCGCACCAGCTGCGCAGCCGGCTCACGGCGCTGCAGCTGCGCCTGGAACCGCTGACCATGCACGGGGACCCCGACGTCGTCGAGGAGTCGCGCGCGGCGCAGGAGCAGGCCGACCGGCTGGCCGGGGCGCTCGACGAGCTGCTCGCCGCCGCCCGCGCGGCCCGCGAGGTGGACGCCGAGCCCGTGGACCTGCCCGCGACGTTGCCCAAGGTCGCGGAGGAGTGGCGGCAGCTGCTGCGCGTCGAGGGCCGGAACCTGCGGCTGAAGATCGCCGACGGCCTGATGGCGCGCGCCACGCCTGGGCGGCTGCGCGAGGTTATCGGGGTGCTGCTGGACAACGCGCTGCGCCACGGCGCCGGCACCGTCACGCTCGCCGCCCGGCGCGGTGACGCCGACGGCACGGTGGTGATCGAGGTCGGGGACACCGGCTCCGGCGTCCCGGACGGGCTCGCCCCGCACATCTTCGAACGCGGCTTCTCCGGCGGTGGCTCCACCGGCGTCGGCCTGGCGCTGGCCCGCGCGCTGGTGGAAGCCGACGGCGGCCGGCTGGAGCTGTCCAACAAACGCCCGGCGATCTTCAGCCTGTTCCTCAAGGTGCCGCGCCCTGACGACGTCGGCCAGGTGCGCTGGCCCGCGGAGCCCGTGCCCCGCTGA
- a CDS encoding GGDEF domain-containing protein, whose protein sequence is MDVPATGARSGAADGQEARTRFDRDRTLRALRARWRTASLAAGWRFPSDWALPEVDAVCAAVVRHGAIGAETALAGLGRARAAAGAGLAETLSDLAALHAVLADPDAVDGFVSPDVDATPARILRVTALAWADVATDQLVHTEVTDPLTGLPSSAYLRTRLAELYRGGGWEEKVLLVVSMDLSAVSGWPRLTGMILAADAVRSVFDAGESYATLGPSTVAVLAHRDDRLASHGVALRRALNDRLSVDDQLCEVSHPRVSALRLPPTHERACGLLAELSRS, encoded by the coding sequence GTGGACGTACCGGCGACCGGGGCCCGGTCCGGAGCCGCCGACGGGCAGGAGGCGCGCACCCGTTTCGACCGGGACCGCACCCTTCGCGCGTTGCGGGCCCGCTGGCGCACCGCCAGCCTCGCCGCGGGGTGGCGTTTCCCCAGCGACTGGGCCCTGCCGGAGGTCGACGCGGTGTGTGCCGCCGTCGTCCGGCACGGGGCCATCGGGGCCGAGACGGCGCTGGCCGGATTGGGCCGTGCGCGGGCCGCCGCCGGCGCCGGGCTGGCCGAGACGCTGTCGGACCTGGCCGCCCTCCACGCCGTGCTCGCGGACCCCGACGCCGTCGACGGCTTCGTGTCCCCGGACGTGGACGCGACGCCCGCCCGGATACTCAGGGTGACGGCGTTGGCGTGGGCCGACGTCGCGACCGACCAGCTCGTGCACACCGAGGTCACCGACCCGCTGACCGGCCTGCCGTCCTCGGCCTACCTGCGCACCCGCCTCGCCGAGCTGTACCGCGGCGGCGGGTGGGAGGAGAAGGTGCTGCTGGTGGTCTCCATGGACCTCTCCGCCGTCTCTGGCTGGCCGCGGCTGACCGGCATGATCCTGGCCGCGGACGCCGTCCGCTCCGTCTTCGACGCGGGCGAGAGCTACGCGACGCTCGGCCCGTCCACCGTCGCCGTGCTGGCCCACCGTGACGACCGGCTCGCCTCCCACGGCGTGGCCCTGCGGCGGGCGCTCAACGACCGGCTGTCGGTCGATGACCAGCTGTGCGAGGTCAGCCATCCGCGCGTTTCGGCGCTGCGGCTGCCGCCGACGCACGAGCGTGCCTGCGGTCTGCTCGCGGAGCTGTCCCGGTCGTAG
- a CDS encoding glycosyltransferase 87 family protein has translation MTRTAPSAVEGEAPARAGLPRLALRKSLARLSVRPRSILILSVIPLVAIGFGVWGWTHEWVLGVDSAVYRAGALTLLHGHSLYDANTLDPEPWWAMLPFTYPPTAALLFVPLAVVPTQVAWGFLTAVSLGAMALSIRIAIGALPRPADDGPRWWASPARSTIVFFLVFLGLEPVWRTIFLGQINLILMAMVLLDMLVIGARGSRWGGVLVGVAAAIKLTPIVFLGHLFITGRRKDALRGLATFVLMQALMFLVNPHDAFRYWTSTLPDTGRIGPVHWAGNQSLNALMNRATDLAPWASKAAMGIGLLLAIPALWLVIRFHRRGQALASLLVTAFWILLISPISWTHHWVWVVPLIVLLVSRLPKTTPATAWKRWVGTGLVAFVFVSCVLLILPNGRNVELHWKVWQNVLGDAYILMPVVLALALIFRWGLQRRARGRRASEEAAQYADVTPGD, from the coding sequence GTGACCAGGACCGCACCCTCCGCCGTCGAAGGCGAAGCTCCGGCGAGAGCTGGCTTACCTCGCCTGGCCCTGCGCAAGTCGCTGGCCCGCCTCTCCGTCCGCCCACGGTCGATCCTGATTCTCTCGGTGATCCCGCTGGTCGCGATCGGGTTCGGCGTCTGGGGCTGGACGCACGAATGGGTGCTGGGCGTCGACAGCGCGGTCTACCGCGCCGGCGCGCTCACCCTGTTGCACGGGCACTCGCTCTACGACGCGAACACGCTCGACCCGGAGCCGTGGTGGGCGATGCTGCCGTTCACCTACCCGCCGACGGCCGCGCTGCTGTTCGTCCCGCTCGCGGTCGTGCCGACGCAGGTGGCGTGGGGCTTCCTGACGGCCGTTTCGCTGGGTGCGATGGCGCTGTCCATCCGCATCGCGATCGGCGCCCTGCCGCGCCCGGCCGACGACGGCCCGCGCTGGTGGGCCTCGCCCGCCCGTTCGACGATCGTGTTCTTCCTGGTCTTCCTCGGCCTGGAACCGGTGTGGCGCACCATTTTCCTCGGCCAGATCAACCTGATCCTGATGGCCATGGTCCTGCTGGACATGCTGGTGATCGGCGCGCGCGGCAGCCGCTGGGGCGGCGTGCTGGTGGGCGTCGCGGCGGCGATCAAGCTGACGCCGATCGTGTTCCTGGGGCACCTGTTCATCACCGGCCGCCGCAAGGACGCGCTGCGCGGGCTCGCCACGTTTGTCCTCATGCAGGCGCTGATGTTCCTGGTCAACCCGCACGACGCGTTCCGCTACTGGACCTCGACGCTGCCGGACACCGGCCGTATCGGCCCGGTGCACTGGGCGGGCAACCAGTCGCTGAACGCGCTGATGAACCGCGCCACCGACCTCGCGCCGTGGGCGTCGAAGGCCGCGATGGGGATCGGCCTCCTGCTCGCGATCCCGGCGCTGTGGCTGGTGATCCGGTTCCACCGCCGCGGGCAGGCGCTCGCCTCGCTGCTCGTCACGGCGTTCTGGATCCTGCTGATCTCGCCGATCTCCTGGACCCACCACTGGGTGTGGGTGGTGCCGCTGATCGTGTTGCTCGTTTCGCGCTTGCCTAAAACCACTCCGGCGACAGCGTGGAAACGCTGGGTCGGGACGGGTTTGGTGGCGTTCGTGTTCGTCAGCTGCGTGCTGCTGATCCTGCCGAACGGCCGCAACGTGGAGCTGCACTGGAAGGTGTGGCAGAACGTGCTCGGCGACGCCTACATCCTGATGCCGGTGGTGCTCGCCCTCGCGCTGATCTTCAGGTGGGGCCTGCAGCGCCGGGCGCGCGGCCGCCGCGCGTCGGAGGAGGCCGCGCAGTATGCCGACGTCACGCCAGGCGACTGA
- a CDS encoding GtrA family protein, with the protein MRELLTKHRELLRFAVVGGISFLITTAITYALKFTVLRTHPVTALIVGVLVATIFSYVANREWSFRTRGGRERAHEAALFFLISGVALGLNALPQWVSRYMLDLQEPHLTLLGQEVADFVSGMILGTLLGTLFRWWAFKKWVFPTEGARLKTVSGDQSGDPDITGRKAA; encoded by the coding sequence CTGCGCGAGTTACTGACGAAGCACCGTGAGCTGCTGCGGTTCGCCGTGGTCGGCGGCATCAGTTTCCTGATCACCACGGCCATCACGTACGCGCTGAAGTTCACCGTGCTCCGGACACACCCCGTGACCGCGCTGATCGTCGGGGTGCTGGTCGCGACGATCTTCTCCTACGTCGCCAACCGCGAATGGTCCTTCCGCACGCGCGGCGGGCGCGAGCGCGCGCACGAGGCCGCGCTGTTCTTCCTCATCAGCGGCGTCGCGCTGGGCCTGAACGCGCTGCCGCAGTGGGTCTCGCGCTACATGCTGGACCTGCAGGAGCCGCACCTGACCCTGCTGGGCCAGGAGGTCGCGGACTTCGTCAGCGGCATGATCCTGGGGACGCTGCTGGGCACGCTGTTCCGCTGGTGGGCGTTCAAGAAGTGGGTCTTCCCGACCGAGGGCGCGCGGCTGAAGACGGTTTCCGGCGACCAGTCGGGGGATCCGGACATTACCGGCAGGAAGGCCGCCTGA
- the hisN gene encoding histidinol-phosphatase, which translates to MIVPGYEDDLTLATRLADAADSITTSRFRALDLSVSRKPDRTPVTDADTAVEDAIRAILATERPGDAVAGEERGGTAGSKGRAWVVDPIDGTKNFLRGVPVWATLIALVEDGTPVVGMISAPLLERRWWASRGDGAFLRDAAGRRQLAVSSVASLADAYLSTTDLNTWTEYHSREKYLELTEACWESRAFGDFWQHCLVAEGALDLAAECVVNPWDVAAAQVIVTEAGGRFSDLSGAATYEGGSALSSNGLLHDDALAVLER; encoded by the coding sequence GTGATCGTGCCTGGTTATGAGGATGATCTGACGCTTGCCACCCGGCTGGCTGATGCCGCCGACTCGATCACCACGTCGCGCTTCCGCGCGCTCGACCTGTCGGTCTCCCGCAAACCCGACCGGACGCCGGTGACGGACGCCGACACCGCCGTCGAGGACGCGATCCGCGCGATCCTCGCCACCGAGCGTCCCGGCGACGCCGTGGCGGGCGAGGAACGCGGCGGCACGGCGGGCTCGAAGGGCCGCGCATGGGTGGTCGACCCGATCGACGGAACCAAGAACTTCCTGCGCGGCGTGCCGGTCTGGGCCACGCTGATCGCGCTGGTCGAGGACGGCACGCCGGTGGTCGGGATGATCTCCGCGCCGCTGCTGGAACGGCGCTGGTGGGCGTCCCGCGGCGACGGCGCGTTCCTGCGCGACGCGGCCGGGAGGCGGCAGCTCGCGGTGTCCTCGGTGGCGTCGCTGGCGGACGCGTATCTGTCCACGACGGACCTCAACACCTGGACGGAGTACCACTCCCGCGAGAAGTACCTGGAGCTCACCGAAGCCTGCTGGGAGAGCCGCGCGTTCGGCGACTTCTGGCAGCACTGCCTGGTCGCGGAGGGCGCGCTGGACCTGGCCGCGGAGTGCGTCGTGAACCCCTGGGACGTCGCGGCCGCGCAGGTGATCGTCACGGAGGCGGGCGGACGCTTCAGCGACCTGTCCGGCGCGGCGACGTACGAGGGCGGCTCGGCGCTGTCCAGCAACGGCCTGCTGCACGACGACGCGCTGGCCGTGCTGGAGCGCTGA
- a CDS encoding GtrA family protein produces the protein MTVVETVLSRTPEPLRAVLIKHREMLKFALVGATTFIVDNGVWYLLKLSVLESKPTTAKAIAIIVATIVSYVLNREWSFRTRGGRERTHEATLFFVISGIAVVVNLIPLYLSRYALHLEVPHVTRLVQEVADFASGSIIGMLLAMVFRFWGFKKWVFPDDLGERRREQVTHLPR, from the coding sequence GTGACCGTTGTCGAAACCGTGCTGTCCCGCACGCCGGAGCCACTGCGCGCGGTGCTGATCAAGCACCGGGAGATGCTGAAGTTCGCGCTGGTCGGCGCCACGACGTTCATCGTCGACAACGGCGTCTGGTACCTGCTCAAGCTCAGCGTGCTGGAGTCGAAGCCGACCACCGCGAAGGCCATCGCGATCATCGTGGCCACGATCGTCTCGTACGTGCTGAACCGCGAATGGTCGTTCCGCACCCGCGGCGGGCGCGAGCGCACGCACGAGGCGACGCTGTTCTTCGTGATCAGCGGCATCGCCGTGGTGGTCAACCTGATTCCGCTGTACCTGTCGCGCTACGCGCTGCACCTGGAGGTGCCGCACGTGACCAGGCTGGTGCAGGAGGTCGCGGACTTCGCCAGCGGCTCGATCATCGGCATGCTGCTCGCGATGGTGTTCCGGTTCTGGGGCTTCAAGAAGTGGGTCTTCCCGGACGACCTCGGCGAGCGCCGGCGCGAACAGGTCACCCACCTGCCCCGGTAG
- a CDS encoding response regulator transcription factor, with amino-acid sequence MVLLAEDDPAIAEPLSRALQREGYEIEVVTDGPSVLDATAAHRVDLLVLDLGLPGMDGLEVCRRLRASGTELPVLMLTARTDEVDFVVGLDAGADDYVAKPFRLAELLARIRALLRRRVPEVLEAGGVRMDLGARLVTVDLHEVQLANKEFELLRVLMTRAGQVVSRDEILAEVWNDLESKTSKTLDMHMSWLRRKLAIAADEAAGRPAKSTHSDGERRIATVRGVGFRFNVE; translated from the coding sequence ATGGTCCTACTTGCCGAAGACGATCCGGCTATCGCCGAGCCCCTGTCCCGCGCCCTGCAACGGGAGGGGTACGAGATCGAGGTCGTCACCGACGGTCCGTCGGTACTGGACGCGACGGCCGCCCACCGGGTCGACCTGCTTGTGCTCGACCTCGGCCTGCCCGGCATGGACGGGCTGGAGGTCTGCCGCCGGCTGCGCGCGAGCGGCACCGAGCTGCCCGTGCTGATGCTCACGGCGCGCACCGACGAGGTCGACTTCGTGGTCGGCCTCGACGCGGGCGCCGACGACTACGTGGCCAAGCCGTTCCGGCTCGCCGAGCTGCTCGCCCGCATCCGCGCGCTGCTGCGCCGCCGGGTGCCGGAGGTGCTGGAGGCCGGCGGGGTCCGGATGGACCTCGGCGCCCGGCTGGTCACCGTCGACCTGCACGAGGTGCAGCTGGCGAACAAGGAGTTCGAGCTGCTGCGGGTGCTGATGACCAGGGCCGGCCAGGTCGTCAGCCGCGACGAGATCCTCGCCGAGGTGTGGAACGACCTGGAGTCGAAGACCTCCAAGACGCTCGACATGCACATGTCGTGGCTGCGCCGGAAGCTCGCGATCGCGGCCGACGAGGCGGCGGGCCGTCCCGCGAAGTCCACGCACTCCGACGGCGAGCGGCGGATCGCGACCGTGCGCGGCGTTGGCTTCCGCTTCAACGTCGAATAG
- a CDS encoding sigma-70 family RNA polymerase sigma factor, giving the protein MSTVPADLSGKSDAELIAEVRAGEIASYGTLFERHSGAAYNLARQLARSSAEADDLVSEAFAKVLDTLRGGKGPDTAFRAYLLTALRHTAYDKTRRDRRVDLNEDMSDAGGAIGEALTVPFSDTAVAGLERTMAAKAFARLPERWQAVLWHTEIEQQSPAEVAPLLGLTANGVSALAYRAREGLRQAYLQVHLQENNADRCRAAADRLGAWTRDGLSKRERSQVENHLDECEACRALAAELADVNGGLRAIIAPIVLGGAALGYLATIGAAKAGAATAATAGAAAVTSGAAAAGGAKAGAAAAASAPRQFAGVAVSGAAIVAAVAIALASSGSQEIPVAAQVPPPAAAPAAPPPKPAPPAAPAVPAPPAPPAAQPAPPPVPPPAAPAQPAPPPPAAPAPAKMSATTPSGDLELQPGAGPVNLPITVRNDGGSLSDPVQVALNLPAGVSAVPVGGGGAVSAFRADSAGAQTQAAPLAVNCPGGTGTVTCKTGSGLQPGQTAVLTFRLLADESAKGGTVTGSVTAGTALKVTVSVKVTVKTPPPDAVLLQADTDGLSAFPWTRNPLVYVRVRNTGETTKPVTVTFDHAIYQSWSLSGFPCESTGSSATCTTRGSLAPDQHVNLWVRLDGRPTRDTPVTVSATLGKAEAKPVQLFFGCWLGICDVPYPTTGSPEPSEKPTNSPGTSTSPSKPKKHPSPSSTPPAQPADPTTTAAPGTPSTSTSAPPDPGSGNSGKPGQTPPTIEPRGFFDWLRG; this is encoded by the coding sequence GTGTCCACCGTTCCCGCCGACCTGTCCGGTAAGAGTGACGCCGAGCTGATCGCCGAGGTGCGCGCCGGGGAGATCGCCTCCTACGGGACGCTGTTCGAGCGTCACAGCGGAGCGGCGTACAACCTCGCCCGGCAGCTCGCGCGCTCCAGCGCCGAGGCCGACGACCTCGTCTCCGAGGCCTTCGCCAAGGTCCTCGACACGCTCCGTGGCGGCAAGGGGCCGGACACCGCCTTTCGCGCGTACCTGCTCACCGCGCTGCGGCACACCGCGTACGACAAGACCCGCCGCGACCGCCGCGTCGACCTGAACGAGGACATGAGCGACGCCGGCGGGGCCATCGGCGAGGCGCTCACCGTGCCGTTCTCCGACACCGCCGTGGCCGGCCTCGAGCGGACGATGGCGGCGAAGGCGTTCGCGCGGCTGCCGGAGCGCTGGCAGGCCGTGCTGTGGCACACCGAGATCGAGCAGCAGAGCCCGGCCGAGGTCGCGCCGCTGCTGGGGCTGACCGCCAACGGCGTGTCCGCGCTCGCCTACCGCGCCCGTGAGGGCCTCCGGCAGGCCTACCTCCAGGTCCACCTGCAGGAGAACAACGCCGACCGGTGCCGCGCGGCGGCCGACCGGCTGGGCGCGTGGACCCGGGACGGACTGTCCAAACGCGAGCGCTCCCAGGTCGAGAACCACCTCGACGAGTGCGAGGCCTGCCGGGCGCTGGCCGCGGAGCTGGCCGACGTCAACGGCGGCCTGCGCGCGATCATCGCCCCGATCGTGCTGGGCGGTGCCGCGCTGGGCTACCTCGCGACGATCGGCGCGGCCAAGGCGGGCGCCGCCACCGCGGCGACGGCCGGTGCCGCGGCCGTCACTTCCGGTGCGGCCGCCGCCGGTGGCGCGAAGGCGGGTGCCGCCGCCGCGGCGTCCGCGCCTCGCCAGTTCGCCGGGGTCGCGGTCTCGGGCGCGGCCATCGTCGCCGCCGTCGCCATAGCGCTGGCCTCGAGCGGATCGCAGGAGATCCCGGTGGCGGCCCAGGTCCCGCCGCCCGCCGCGGCGCCTGCGGCCCCGCCGCCGAAGCCCGCTCCCCCGGCCGCGCCCGCCGTGCCCGCCCCGCCGGCGCCCCCGGCGGCCCAGCCCGCGCCGCCGCCGGTCCCGCCGCCGGCCGCGCCCGCGCAGCCGGCACCGCCGCCCCCGGCCGCGCCCGCACCGGCGAAGATGTCCGCGACCACGCCGTCCGGCGATCTCGAACTGCAGCCGGGCGCGGGCCCGGTGAACCTGCCCATCACCGTCCGCAACGACGGCGGCAGCCTGTCCGACCCCGTGCAGGTGGCGCTGAACCTGCCGGCGGGTGTCTCCGCGGTCCCGGTCGGCGGTGGTGGCGCGGTGAGCGCCTTCCGCGCGGACAGCGCAGGCGCCCAAACCCAGGCCGCCCCGCTGGCCGTCAACTGCCCCGGCGGCACCGGCACCGTGACCTGTAAGACCGGCTCCGGCCTGCAGCCCGGCCAGACGGCGGTGCTCACCTTCCGGCTGCTCGCCGACGAGAGCGCGAAGGGCGGCACCGTCACCGGCTCGGTCACCGCGGGCACGGCGCTGAAGGTCACGGTGAGCGTGAAGGTCACGGTGAAGACCCCTCCGCCGGACGCCGTGCTGCTGCAGGCGGACACCGACGGGCTTTCGGCGTTCCCCTGGACGCGCAACCCGCTCGTCTACGTCCGCGTGCGCAACACCGGCGAGACCACGAAGCCCGTCACGGTCACCTTCGACCACGCGATCTACCAGTCGTGGAGCCTCAGCGGCTTCCCCTGCGAGTCGACGGGTTCGAGCGCCACCTGCACCACCCGCGGCTCGCTCGCGCCGGACCAGCACGTGAACCTGTGGGTGCGGCTGGACGGCCGGCCCACGCGCGACACCCCGGTCACCGTGAGTGCCACCCTCGGCAAGGCCGAGGCCAAGCCGGTACAGCTGTTCTTCGGCTGCTGGCTGGGCATCTGCGACGTCCCGTACCCGACCACCGGGAGCCCGGAGCCGTCGGAGAAACCGACGAATTCGCCTGGCACCAGCACGAGCCCGTCGAAGCCGAAGAAGCACCCGAGCCCGAGCAGCACGCCGCCCGCGCAGCCGGCGGACCCGACGACCACCGCCGCGCCCGGCACGCCCTCCACCAGCACGAGTGCGCCGCCGGACCCCGGTTCGGGCAACTCCGGCAAACCGGGCCAGACCCCGCCGACGATCGAGCCCCGCGGCTTTTTCGACTGGCTGAGGGGGTAG
- a CDS encoding TNT domain-containing protein has translation MTEQAEPADTDVSTGPIRLPAQYSGLLDNGGFDDVPTPPSGTRLPPVPHRGGAPGQSWSQGVPAPYQPGQSAPRQAQQHQAYRHQQPSQQYQQQRQSPVSHRPVAGPRYPSQQQPLQSPQQQPPHQQHPQQPQHPQRPPMGSPRTERESVLALFLVHMFPLGHLPVAAARPAEQLPIPNTTGKTDSVGRAPFDHPDSALLDDSDALYYVTRGLRRTPTPPAAVGPPAELLDGYEPQSSPKQTGPEQSNPDQTRPKQASPIWPPATQFPEGGLDQPEPVVLPKDTLLDRFGGEHGRVFAADGTPFARRSLPPSAVDGGYRRYRVVKPVPMWRSTSAEWFGQPGGGIRYRAVLAADELVTLGFLAEVTGEKR, from the coding sequence GTGACCGAGCAGGCCGAACCGGCCGACACCGACGTCTCCACCGGACCGATCCGTCTCCCGGCCCAGTACAGCGGCCTCCTGGACAACGGCGGCTTCGACGACGTCCCGACCCCGCCGTCCGGCACCCGGCTCCCGCCCGTCCCGCACCGTGGCGGCGCACCCGGGCAGTCGTGGTCGCAGGGGGTGCCGGCGCCGTACCAGCCGGGGCAGTCGGCTCCGCGGCAAGCGCAACAGCATCAGGCGTACCGGCACCAGCAGCCGTCGCAGCAGTACCAGCAGCAGCGCCAATCGCCGGTGTCGCACCGGCCGGTCGCCGGGCCGCGCTACCCGTCGCAGCAGCAACCGCTGCAGTCGCCGCAACAGCAACCGCCGCACCAGCAGCACCCGCAACAACCGCAGCACCCGCAACGGCCGCCGATGGGATCCCCTCGGACCGAGCGGGAAAGCGTCCTCGCGCTCTTCCTGGTCCACATGTTCCCCCTCGGCCACCTGCCCGTCGCCGCCGCGCGGCCGGCTGAGCAACTGCCTATTCCCAACACAACCGGCAAAACGGACAGTGTGGGCCGCGCCCCGTTCGACCACCCGGACTCCGCGCTGCTCGACGACAGCGACGCCCTCTACTACGTCACCCGCGGTCTCCGGCGTACGCCCACGCCACCCGCCGCCGTCGGGCCGCCCGCCGAGTTGCTCGACGGGTACGAGCCCCAGTCCAGTCCAAAGCAGACCGGCCCGGAGCAGTCCAACCCGGATCAGACCAGACCAAAGCAGGCCAGCCCGATCTGGCCGCCCGCCACCCAGTTCCCCGAAGGTGGTCTGGACCAGCCCGAACCCGTTGTCCTGCCGAAGGACACGCTGCTCGACCGCTTCGGCGGTGAGCACGGCCGCGTCTTCGCCGCCGACGGCACGCCGTTCGCGCGGCGCTCGCTGCCACCGTCCGCCGTGGACGGCGGCTATCGGCGCTACCGCGTGGTGAAGCCCGTGCCGATGTGGCGCTCGACGTCGGCGGAGTGGTTCGGCCAGCCCGGCGGCGGGATCCGGTACCGTGCGGTGCTGGCCGCCGACGAGCTGGTCACGCTGGGGTTCCTGGCCGAAGTCACGGGGGAGAAGCGATGA